In the genome of Pelagibacterium nitratireducens, one region contains:
- a CDS encoding GGDEF domain-containing protein, producing MTGALLVFWVIVALCTIKSGAFLALAHFDPKNRGALWFSGAFAAAAISFLGEIVLTTGIYPGPTRMVIALAMVAMFILVAYGLATRYRIDLHPGGGWAIAAASALLYWLILDLPREDFIRQFLYQIPYALLSLLSLSVIWRSRAKKTLDWLFIWIFLVLALHFMAKPFLALWTGGVGSTASDFSTTVYAGLSTASGAVLLLILSTSGLALMLSDSASRLIQKAERDAETGLLNREGFTTHAERRALALTETEATERNDLTLTLIAIKAGAPSQASAMPLKAMAELIADHVSRDALVGRMADRDFAILSPQTNLMAARRTAEGLRLAASERLSAPDHPVTLSIGITEREKGEVYADLLARGLWALDEAERAGGNCVRLAARSSFGVAAIRQA from the coding sequence ATGACTGGCGCGCTGCTTGTATTCTGGGTCATCGTGGCCCTGTGCACGATCAAATCGGGCGCATTTCTGGCTCTTGCGCACTTTGATCCCAAAAATCGCGGCGCTCTCTGGTTCTCGGGCGCCTTCGCCGCGGCCGCCATCAGTTTCCTCGGCGAAATCGTTCTGACCACCGGCATTTACCCCGGACCGACGCGCATGGTGATTGCCCTGGCCATGGTCGCGATGTTCATTCTTGTCGCTTACGGGCTGGCCACCCGCTACCGCATCGATCTGCACCCCGGCGGAGGCTGGGCCATAGCGGCCGCATCGGCCCTGCTCTACTGGCTTATCCTCGACCTGCCGCGTGAGGATTTCATCCGCCAGTTTCTCTACCAGATTCCCTATGCGCTCCTGAGCCTTCTTTCTCTGTCGGTCATCTGGCGCTCGCGCGCCAAAAAAACACTCGACTGGCTGTTCATCTGGATCTTTCTCGTCCTTGCGCTCCATTTCATGGCCAAGCCCTTTCTCGCGCTCTGGACCGGCGGTGTCGGATCAACGGCTTCGGACTTCTCGACAACGGTTTACGCCGGCCTGTCGACGGCATCGGGAGCGGTCCTTCTGCTGATCCTGTCGACCAGCGGCCTGGCGCTCATGCTGAGCGACAGCGCAAGCCGCCTGATCCAGAAAGCCGAACGCGACGCCGAGACCGGCCTGCTCAACCGCGAGGGCTTTACCACTCATGCCGAACGGCGCGCGCTGGCGCTGACCGAGACCGAGGCAACCGAGCGCAACGATTTGACCCTGACCCTCATCGCCATCAAGGCGGGCGCGCCATCGCAGGCCTCCGCGATGCCCTTAAAGGCGATGGCCGAACTGATCGCAGATCATGTATCGAGGGACGCATTGGTGGGGCGCATGGCCGACCGCGACTTCGCCATCCTTTCTCCCCAGACCAATCTCATGGCGGCACGGCGAACCGCCGAGGGCCTGCGCCTTGCCGCCAGTGAACGGCTGAGCGCGCCCGACCACCCTGTCACGCTGAGCATCGGAATCACCGAGCGCGAGAAGGGCGAAGTCTATGCCGATCTGCTGGCGCGCGGCCTGTGGGCGCTCGATGAGGCCGAAAGGGCCGGCGGCAATTGCGTGCGGCTGGCTGCACGGTCCAGCTTCGGCGTGGCCGCGATCCGGCAGGCCTAG